GTGCGGATCCTGGGCCGTCCCGCCACGGAGTGGAGCGCCCCGGAGCTGGCCCTGCGGCGGGCCGTGCTGCCCCAGGCTGCCGCGCTCTCCTTCCCGTTCACCGTGGTGGAGGTCGTCCGGATGGGGCGCGCCCCGCACGCCCCCTCCCCCGCCGAGGACGACCGCGCGGTCGCCGGGGCGATGGCCGCCACCGAGGTGAGCGGGTTCGCCGAGCGGCCCTTCTCCGCGCTGAGCGGCGGCGAGCGGGCCCGGGTCGCGCTGGCCCGGGTACTGGCGCAGGGCGCGCCGCTGTTGCTGCTCGACGAGCCGACCGCCGCCCTGGACCTGAAACACCAGGAGCTGGTGTTGCGGCTGTGTCGGGAAAGGGCGCACGAGGGGGACGCGGTGGTCGTGGTCCTGCACGATCTGGGGCTCGCCGCCGCCTACGCGCACCGGGTCGCGATCCTGTGCGCCGGGCAGGTGGCGGCGGACGGTCCGCCGGGCGAGGTGTTCACCGAGCGGCTGCTCTCGGAGGTATACGACCAGCCGGTCGAGGTGCTTCCGCACCCCCGGACGGGAGCCGTGCTGGTGACCCCGAAACGGAATCTTTGAATCTCCTTTGACCATCCCATGGGGTCCGTTTTGAGTCACCGTGATCGTCTCGTGCTCATACGGCGTCTATGAGAGGTGAATCACTGCACGGGCGGGTATTACGCAGGTAAGCCTTGGATAAGTTAGGCGAGGCTCACCAACCCTGTGAGCCGCGTCACGCCCTTATTCAGCCATCGCTGGGAGCCCGAATGCGAGCCGCCAGACTGTCCGTCGTCACCGCCGTCACCGCCGTGACCGCACTGACCGCCGTCACCGGCTGCACCTCGAAGAGCGACGCGAAAGACGGCGACCGCGTCATCAGCGTGACCGCCACCGACGCCAAGTGCGTGACCTCCAAGAAGGAGATCTCCGCCGGACACGTCGAGCTCGCCATCGAGAACAAGGGTTCCAAGGTCACCGAGGTCTACATCCTCTTCCCGGACGACCGGATCGTCAGCGAGCGGGAGAACATCGGCCCCGGCACCAAGCAGCGGGTCACCGCCGAGGTGAAGGCCGGTGACTACCAGATCGCCTGCAAGCCCGGCATGAAGGGCACCGGCATCCGCCAGGACCTCAAGGTCACCGGCGGCTCGGTCGCCAAGCGTGACCCGCGCCTGGACAAGGCCGTCGCCGCCTACCGCGAGTACGCGCAGGAGCAGGCCGACGCCACGCTGCCGCTCGTCGCGACCTTCGTGAAGGCGGTCAAGGCCGGGGACCTCGAGGCGGCCAAGGCGGCCTACGCGCCCTCCCGCATCGGCTGGGAGCGCACCGAGCCGGTCGCGGAGTCCTTCGGTGACATCGACCCGAAGGTCGACGTCCGCGCGGACGGCCTGGAGGCCGGTCAGACCTGGACCGGCTGGCACCGGCTGGAGAAGGCCCTCTGGCAGGACAAGAAGATCACCGCCGCCGAGAAGACCCTCGCCGACCAGCTCACCACCGACCTGACCGACTGGCAGAAGCGGGTCGGCAAGGCCGAGATCACCCCGACCTCCATGGCCAACGGCGCCAAGGAGCTCCTCGACGAGGTCGCCACCGGCAAGGTCACCGGCGAGGAGGAGCGCTACTCGCACACCGACCTCGTCGACTTCAAGGCCAACGTCGAGGGCGCCCAGAAGTCCTACGAGCTGCTCAAGCCGGTCGCCCAGGAGAACGACGCGGCCCTGGTCACCGAGCTGGACAAGCAGTTCGCCGCGCTGAACACGCTGCTGGACAAGTACCGCCCGAACACGTCCTCGTACGCGTTCACCGCGTACGACAAGGTCGCCGCCGCGGACCGCAAGGAACTGTCCGACGCGGTCAACGCGCTCGCCGAGCCGCTGTCCAAGCTCGCCGCCGCCGTGGCGAAGTAACCGAGGGGCCAGGACATGACCGAGACCCAGGGCAGCAGTCCCTCCCGGCGCTCGCTGATCGGCTGGGGCGGCGCGGGCCTCGCGCTCGGCGCCGCGGCGGCCGGCGGCGCGGTCGCGATGACCCGCACCGGCGACGACGTCGACCCGGCGGCCGCCGAGGCGGGCGCCGCGGTCGGCTTCCACGGCAGCGTCCAGGCGGGCATCGCCACGCCCGTGCAGGACCGGCTGCACTTCGCCGCGTTCGACGTGACGACCACGGACCGCGCCGAGTTCGTCCAGCTGCTGAAGGACTGGACGGAGGCGGCCCGCCGGATGACGGCCGGGAAGGCGGTCGGCGAGGGCGCGTACGGCGGCCTCGCCGAGGCGCCGCCGGACGACACCGGCGAGGCCCTGGGGCTCAAGCCGTCCCGGCTGACCCTGACGGTCGGCTTCGGGCCGTCGTTGTTCAAGAAGCTCGACCTCGCCGACCGGCGGCCCGACGCGCTCGTCGACCTGCCCACCTTCGCCGGGGACGCGCTCGACGCGGCCCGCAGCAACGGCGACCTGTGTGTCCAGGCCTGCGCGGACGATCCGCAGGTCGCCGTGCACGCGATCCGCAACCTGGCCCGGATCGGCATGGGCAAGGTCGTCATCCGCTGGTCGCAGCTCGGCTTCGGCAAGACCTCGTCCACGACGCCCGACGCGCAGACCCCGCGCAACCTGATGGGCTTCAAGGACGGCACCCGCAACATCGCGGGCACCGAGACCGACCGGCTGAAGAAGTTCGTGTGGGTCGGCGAGAAGGACGGACCCGACTGGATGGTGGGCGGCTCCTATCTCGTCGCCCGCCGGATCCGCATGCACATCGAGACCTGGGACCGCACCTCGCTCCAGGAGCAGGAGGACATCTTCGGCCGCGACAAGGGCGAGGGCGCTCCGGTCGGCAAGGCGAAGGAGCGCGACGAGCCGTTCCTGAAGGCGATGAAGCCCGACGCGCACGTACGGCTCGCGCACCCGGACTCCAACCACGGGGCGACGATCCTGCGCCGCGGCTACTCCTTCACCGACGGCACCGACGGCCTCGGCCGGCTCGAGGCCGGTCTGTTCTTCCTCGCCTACCAGCGCGAT
The sequence above is a segment of the Streptomyces asoensis genome. Coding sequences within it:
- the efeO gene encoding iron uptake system protein EfeO is translated as MRAARLSVVTAVTAVTALTAVTGCTSKSDAKDGDRVISVTATDAKCVTSKKEISAGHVELAIENKGSKVTEVYILFPDDRIVSERENIGPGTKQRVTAEVKAGDYQIACKPGMKGTGIRQDLKVTGGSVAKRDPRLDKAVAAYREYAQEQADATLPLVATFVKAVKAGDLEAAKAAYAPSRIGWERTEPVAESFGDIDPKVDVRADGLEAGQTWTGWHRLEKALWQDKKITAAEKTLADQLTTDLTDWQKRVGKAEITPTSMANGAKELLDEVATGKVTGEEERYSHTDLVDFKANVEGAQKSYELLKPVAQENDAALVTELDKQFAALNTLLDKYRPNTSSYAFTAYDKVAAADRKELSDAVNALAEPLSKLAAAVAK
- the efeB gene encoding iron uptake transporter deferrochelatase/peroxidase subunit, which codes for MTETQGSSPSRRSLIGWGGAGLALGAAAAGGAVAMTRTGDDVDPAAAEAGAAVGFHGSVQAGIATPVQDRLHFAAFDVTTTDRAEFVQLLKDWTEAARRMTAGKAVGEGAYGGLAEAPPDDTGEALGLKPSRLTLTVGFGPSLFKKLDLADRRPDALVDLPTFAGDALDAARSNGDLCVQACADDPQVAVHAIRNLARIGMGKVVIRWSQLGFGKTSSTTPDAQTPRNLMGFKDGTRNIAGTETDRLKKFVWVGEKDGPDWMVGGSYLVARRIRMHIETWDRTSLQEQEDIFGRDKGEGAPVGKAKERDEPFLKAMKPDAHVRLAHPDSNHGATILRRGYSFTDGTDGLGRLEAGLFFLAYQRDVREGFVRVQRNLASDALNEYIQHVGSAVFAVPPGVRDKDDWWGRTLFSEEA
- a CDS encoding heme ABC transporter ATP-binding protein: MRLLRRRFSPPEGVVPGDLLAEAMGLHVRLGGREVLRGVDVEVRAGEVLALVGPNGAGKSTVLGALAADLPAARGVVRILGRPATEWSAPELALRRAVLPQAAALSFPFTVVEVVRMGRAPHAPSPAEDDRAVAGAMAATEVSGFAERPFSALSGGERARVALARVLAQGAPLLLLDEPTAALDLKHQELVLRLCRERAHEGDAVVVVLHDLGLAAAYAHRVAILCAGQVAADGPPGEVFTERLLSEVYDQPVEVLPHPRTGAVLVTPKRNL